The Candidatus Omnitrophota bacterium sequence ATGGATGATAAAATTCATCACCGATGCCGCGAAAGAGAACGATCTTGTCCTGGAACTGGTGAAACCCATGACCCCTGAAAGGGTCAACGGATATGATATGCTCGGGGTCATAGTTGAGGGGAGCGGGAAATACCATAACATAGGCAAATTCGCGGCCGACGTTGAGAACAGTGACAGGTATCTGTATTTCGAGAGTTTTAACCTGCGGGCAAAAGATATCGGGGGATTCAACCAGGCCTCCGGTGTAAGTGGCTCCGGACAGGGGTTCAGGAGGGTAGGGGGAAGAGGCCCGGCCGCGGTCGCTAATACGCCCAACATGTTCCAAGGTGTTCCCGGGGCACAGAGCATGATGACGCCTTCGGGGTTCCCCATGCAACCGGGCATGTCCCCGATGGACCAGGAAATGATGCGTCTTATGGAGGAGGAGATGGGAATGACCCAGTCCCCACAGCAGGCACCCGTTACAAGTGGGGACCCATCCGACGCCGCGCAGGACGATAGCGCGACAGAGCCGGGGACCGTGACCAAGAAAAAGATCATCGAGGAAAGAAAGACCGATTTCAGGACGATAATAAGATGTTTCAGGAAGGGCAAATGACGGGCAACAAGAAAGCATCCACACAGAAAAAAGTAATAATAATACTGGCAGCCGTGTTCCTGCTTAACCTTATTTATACGAAAGTAAGGATGAACAGCATGTTCTCATCCACAGCCGGGAGCGATATGATGTCCGTAGAGGGCGCGGAGCTTCCTTCCTTCGACCATAAGGGTATAGTGTATAACGGGGCGACGTTCCGCGACCCTATGGCTAAGCCGCTCGAAGTAGAGATGATAGAAAAGGAAGAAGCGACAAGAAAAAGGAGCACGCTTACCAAACCCATAGCGGAGCAAGAACACGAGGATCTTGTGTTGGAAGGGGTTATTATGGGCGGCCCGGAACCCTTAGCGATAATATCGGGAAAAGTCGTATCCAGCGGACAGATAGTGGAAGCCGCGGAGGTCTTGAGCATTTCCCCGAATAAAGTTATACTTGAAAGGGATAATAAAAAAATCGAACTCACGAGGTGACAAAACATGAGAATTGTAAAAAACCTACCGATATTCCTCGGCATGTCCCTGATCGTTTGGGGCATGAGCGGCCCGGCTTGGAGCGTACAGGAAGTAACGGGTATGGGCGGGATCATGGGAGCCAATCCTATGGCCCAGGCCGCCAGCCAGGACGACAGACGGGTGACGATGGATTTCGAGGACGCCGCGCTCAAAAGTATACTTAAGGCCTTTTCCAGACAGACGGGCGTGAATTTTGTGGCAAGCGACATAATCGAAGGGAAGAAGATAACGGTATATCTTAACAACGTGTCCGTCGAAGAAGCGCTTACTTCCATACTTGAGGCAAATGGACTTTCATTCGAATCCCAGGGGGAGAACGTTTTTCTCATAAAGCCGGCCGGTACGGCCCAGATCCGCACGGAAACCAGGGTATTCCGGTTGGAATATATACAGGTATATGAGATGTCCGCGTCGAAAGAGGACGGGTCCGCGTTCGGCGACACCAGCGGAGGGGCCAGCGACTCCTCCCTTACCGGAGATATTTCGGCCGGGGGTTCGTCCTCCGGGCAAAAAGTGGGTTCAAGCGGAGCCTCTGAGGGGGACAAACCGAGAAACGTGATAGAGATAGTGAAAACGCTGATGTCGCCCTATGGCAAGATAGTGGCCGACAAAAGGACCAACAGCCTTATCATCACGGACATACCCTCACGGTTCAGGGTCATAGAGGACACGCTGCGCAAACTTGATATAGAACCTTTGCAGGTGTTGATCGAGGCTGAGATACTCGAGACCACTACTTCGGCCGCGAAAAGGATCGGGGTAGAAATAGGGTCAGAAACACAGACAGCCGGGTTTACCTGGGGGCAGACCACAGGAGAGGAAGGCTCGAACCTGAGCATACCGCTTGCCGCGCCGCTCACACAAAGTTATGTCAAGGACCAATACGGCCAGACGCTTTCCGGTTCGGAACTCTTCTCGTACGGAACGCTTACCCAGGCGTCGACCGAAATAGCCCTAAAACTGTTCCTTAAAGACCAGGACACCAAGGTACTTTCAAGGCCGCGCGTGATGACGGTGAACAACGAGGAGGCGTTAATAAAAATAACGGCGAATACCGCTATCGGAATAGAAAGCACCACGCTCTCCCAATCAGGTGAGGTGCTCAGTAAGGCGGAAAGGGTGGAAACAGGGATAGTCCTCAAGGTCCTGCCCCAGGTAAATTCCGCGGGGGACATCTTTATGTTCATAGAGCCGTCTGTGGCCAACGTGCAAGCCTCGGCGAACCTGATATCAGGCAACCAGTTCCTTGACCCACAGGTCAGGAGTTCGTCATCCACCGTAATGGTCCGTAACGGAGAGACCGTGGTCATAGCGGGGCTTATTAAGACCAACAACACCGATACTACCCGCAAAGTCCCGTTCCTTTCGGACATACCGTTCATAGGGGAAGTCTTCAAATCCAAGACATATACTACGGAAGATACGGAGATCCTGATATTCATAACACCTCGTGTCGTTAAGAAGGGGGATAAAACGATGCGTCCGCCGGTCGTCGCGGAAAAAGAGGACATGGTGGATGCTGTTCTCCAAAAATATGCCGGTAAAGGAAAAAAAGTTGATAACAATGGTGCAAAAGAAGAGACGTGGGCCGAGAAAGTAGAAGATAATGGCGAAAGTAACGAGAAAAAGACTAGGTGAGATACTGCTCGAAGATGACCTCGTGACAAAGGAACAGCTTACCGAGGCGCTTAATCTCCAGCAGCAGAGCAAGGACAGGAGGTTCCTGGGGGAGCTTCTTATAGATCTCGGATATCTTACGGAGGAAGGCTTGTGCCTCGCTATAAGCAAGAAGCTCGGGATCAAATACGCTTCTTTCAGCGACAAGTCGCTGGAGATAAGGTTCGATCAGGACCTGGACCATCTTGTCGACGAAAAATTCGCGAAAGAGAACTTTGTCCTCCCTCTCTCAAAAACACACAGGTTCCTTACCATCGCGATGTGGGACCCCCTCAACTTCGTGATAGTGGATAACGTAAAGAAGATAACCAACATGGAGCTTGTGGTCGTATGCAGCACGAGGAAGGACATAGCGGAAGGGATAGATAAGCTCTACGGGAAAAAGGGATTGTTCGGCACGGCATCGGCCGACGTAATGGAAGAGTTCGTCAAGGCAGGAGTGGGTGACGGCGATAACGTGGACGAACTCAAGATGAAAGCCGCGGAAGCTCCGGTAGTGAAGATCGTCAATCTGCTTATCCAGCGTGCCGTAAAGGACAAGGCAAGCGATATACACATAGATCCCATGGAAGAGACCGTGTCCGTGAGGCTGAGAATAGACGGGACCCTTTACGAGATAGAACCTCCGCCCAAAAGCATGGTATCGCCTATTGTGTCCAGGATCAAGATACTTTCCAGACTTGACATAGCGGAAAAACGCCTGCCCCAAGATGGTGGGTTCATGACCAAGGTGGACGGGAGGGATATCGATCTACGTGTTTCAACTATCCCGACCATCCATGGTGAAAAGCTGGTCATGAGGGTGCTGGACAAGGGCCAGATGAATTTTGACCTGTCCACTATAGGGATGACGGAAGCGGACTATGAGAAAATGTATGCCAACATAAGAAAACCGCACGGACTTATTTTCCTGACAGGCCCTACCGGTAGCGGTAAATCCACCTCATTGTATTGTATACTAAGCGCGATAAAATCACGAAAGAAGAACGTCCTGACCATAGAGGACCCGGTAGAATACAGGATAGAGGGAGTTAACCAGGTACAGGCCAATCCCCAGATCGGCCTGGATTTTGCCCGCGGATTAAGAACATTTCTCAGGCAGGACCCGGATATAATCATGGTAGGTGAGGTCCGCGACCTTGAGACGGCCGAGATCTGTGTCCGGTCAGCTCTTGTAGGCCGCCTGGTCCTTAGCACGTTGCATACCAATGATTCCGTTGGGACCATCTCCAGG is a genomic window containing:
- the pilO gene encoding type 4a pilus biogenesis protein PilO, with translation MDVSEIKDILKDRVKLAYIVSFSTLAFVGFLLIVKIDIGGILGRIATQQDALKGLKMLEEVAAYQKYIGTFDLKVAGKKDEQWMIKFITDAAKENDLVLELVKPMTPERVNGYDMLGVIVEGSGKYHNIGKFAADVENSDRYLYFESFNLRAKDIGGFNQASGVSGSGQGFRRVGGRGPAAVANTPNMFQGVPGAQSMMTPSGFPMQPGMSPMDQEMMRLMEEEMGMTQSPQQAPVTSGDPSDAAQDDSATEPGTVTKKKIIEERKTDFRTIIRCFRKGK
- a CDS encoding secretin N-terminal domain-containing protein, translated to MRIVKNLPIFLGMSLIVWGMSGPAWSVQEVTGMGGIMGANPMAQAASQDDRRVTMDFEDAALKSILKAFSRQTGVNFVASDIIEGKKITVYLNNVSVEEALTSILEANGLSFESQGENVFLIKPAGTAQIRTETRVFRLEYIQVYEMSASKEDGSAFGDTSGGASDSSLTGDISAGGSSSGQKVGSSGASEGDKPRNVIEIVKTLMSPYGKIVADKRTNSLIITDIPSRFRVIEDTLRKLDIEPLQVLIEAEILETTTSAAKRIGVEIGSETQTAGFTWGQTTGEEGSNLSIPLAAPLTQSYVKDQYGQTLSGSELFSYGTLTQASTEIALKLFLKDQDTKVLSRPRVMTVNNEEALIKITANTAIGIESTTLSQSGEVLSKAERVETGIVLKVLPQVNSAGDIFMFIEPSVANVQASANLISGNQFLDPQVRSSSSTVMVRNGETVVIAGLIKTNNTDTTRKVPFLSDIPFIGEVFKSKTYTTEDTEILIFITPRVVKKGDKTMRPPVVAEKEDMVDAVLQKYAGKGKKVDNNGAKEETWAEKVEDNGESNEKKTR
- a CDS encoding ATPase, T2SS/T4P/T4SS family, encoding MAKVTRKRLGEILLEDDLVTKEQLTEALNLQQQSKDRRFLGELLIDLGYLTEEGLCLAISKKLGIKYASFSDKSLEIRFDQDLDHLVDEKFAKENFVLPLSKTHRFLTIAMWDPLNFVIVDNVKKITNMELVVVCSTRKDIAEGIDKLYGKKGLFGTASADVMEEFVKAGVGDGDNVDELKMKAAEAPVVKIVNLLIQRAVKDKASDIHIDPMEETVSVRLRIDGTLYEIEPPPKSMVSPIVSRIKILSRLDIAEKRLPQDGGFMTKVDGRDIDLRVSTIPTIHGEKLVMRVLDKGQMNFDLSTIGMTEADYEKMYANIRKPHGLIFLTGPTGSGKSTSLYCILSAIKSRKKNVLTIEDPVEYRIEGVNQVQANPQIGLDFARGLRTFLRQDPDIIMVGEVRDLETAEICVRSALVGRLVLSTLHTNDSVGTISRLVDFGIEPFLLGSTLNMVIAQRLIRKLCPLCKQKVEVDAETVEKLGLQGIQVYGPKGCGACRNRGYTGRQAIFEIMCVDREIQDMIEKRAEMGDLKRALIRNGMKTLREDGIEKVKQGDTSLDEVMTVTMDIE